In Euphorbia lathyris chromosome 2, ddEupLath1.1, whole genome shotgun sequence, the sequence GATGGCCCCTATTTGATTTACCAACATGTCAAGTGATCAACCGGTATTTACATTGATCAATAGTCATTTGGACTTCTATGTTAGTACTTAGTATAGGTCGAAGTTCATAGACTTTTATGTCCAGTTTTGAAGTTTATGAGCCATCATGTTAGTAACCTCGAAATTGAGAGACCATGGGTATATTTTACCCATCATTTTGGAGTTTTTGACCCCAAAATAATATACAATTTAAGAGTTTTTTCCTTGGCAACATTGACTCATTAGCAAAGTTTTGTTCATCTATTTATCTATTGCCCTTGTTTTAGTTCAAGGTTGCAACTCCGGATGCCTTCAAAGAAGCGGAGAAGAACTTGAACCAAGGAGGTGTAGAAGAACAGATGGAAAGAAGTGGCGATGCCGCAGGGATGTGGTGCCCGACGAGAAATATTGCAAGATGCACATGCACAGAGGCGCGAAGAAGCGTGTGCTTGCTTACCAGTCGCCTCCTTTTCCTCAAGCTGCACCACAAACAGCCACCAGCTCTGAACCAAGTCCTATTGCAGTCTTTCCCAGCAATGTGGGTACGTCAAATTTAAATACAAATCTCTCTATCTCAATAACTGCAAATCCTCATCCCCGGACTAAGGATGACACAAATACGAGTGGGGACAGCAGTAGCAGTGACACCATCAGTGATACTATAATTGCAAACTGCGATTATAGAGAAGTTACTTCTTAGCTTTTTCCGGTATCTTCATCTGATGGtgggaaaaaaaatccaaagatCAAAATGAGGGAACATGTAACCCAGGAACCTCATTTTGCTTTTGTTATCTGTAATTATGGGAATAAGTTCAAAACTGTGTTGAAATAGTTAGCAAAGACTAGATTTCCTCGGTGTACTCTGCTGTTTTTACGACTTAGAAACTGGCATACTTGAAAATTTGTTAAATTGCGGGTGCTGAAGCTGCTAGGTAAGGCATGGCAGTGAGGGAACTTAGTGCCCGTTTGTTTTCAGTTTTCGGAACTGCATTTTGCCTTTTAAGTCTAAACATGAGACAAAAAGCGTATGGTAAAAATTTGAAACAactgttttttttatagaaaaatcaATATAACTATCTATCAGTAACAGCAAACTGCTAACAGcaacagtaaacagcaaacaGGATAGGATCCTTGATTGCTTTATGGCCAAATTTTCTTGCTGGATTGACAACCAAATCGAAATGGGAGAGAACTTCTGAAAATTCGTCTTTGTTTTAATAGGTTTTTTATGCTACTAATGTATAAAAGTGACAGCTGTGTACACCTGACCTATAACATGGCACGGGTTTCATCTGATTTAACATCATGTCATGGAGAGATGAATAAGTCAATAATAATCCAATTGAGTACTACAAGTAGAAAAACTTGTGAAATAAAGTAGTTCTGATTTAATTTTTAGCTTTTAGGTTTTGAAtaatagtgttttttttttttttttgaaaaaatgatATAGTTAATTCGGTTATAAATCAATTGCaacatatttttgaaaaatattttgtGCGAGTTCTAATAGGAAAGTAATTTTGGAGTTTTGTGGAGGAAATACTATTTCTGAATAAAGGTTCAAATTGGTTCTTAAAGTTGACATGAATGGTCAATTTAGCACAAATCAATTTTTGAGTATCGATTCGATCTTTAAAGTTGGCGGGAATGGTCAGGTTAACCCATGATCAAATCAAGTCTTGAAAACATAATATATTTTTGATATCCGAACTTTATCATGTTCACATTTTTATACctaaaatctatttttatatttgaaaacTATTATAATCTACGTAACCGTATAACGTTTTGGCATTGACTCATTATTTTATGAGCCGTTGCAAAATATCAATGCACTAATACTAATTTTGAAGGGTTTAGTGAGATTTTAGTCTCTACTTCAAGGAGTTTCTATGAGAATTAATTGTTCGTAACTCATACTCATATCTCGAGAGATGTTTAGAAATTTTCTTTGTTATGCGACTTTggtttctatttatttttcttacattttatcacttaatataattattttattagcaaatttttttttaaaaaaaaattagtagatTTACAattctaaattcaattaattcttATCTAAAATTGGTTATGTCctctttataaataaaaatatatccaaattttatttttatcatatgTTATtacttaatattattatttcattggtaaaagatttaaaaaaaatttaaaagaaaaaagaataaactCCATACAATATTCATAATTACAAAGCTTATTACTGCATTGGTATTCTGTATTGGCACATAAAGTAATGCACCGACAACAAGGCATTATGCAGCTGTGCAAAATATAATAgttttttaagtataaaaatagattttagGTATCAAAATGTAAACATGATAAAGTTtggatattaaaaatatattatattttcagGACTGATTTGGTCATGAGTCAATCTGATCATTCCCGACAACTTTAAGGACTGAGttaatatctaaaattaatTTGTGCTAAATTGACCTTTCATATGAACTTTGAGGACCAAATTTAACCTTTATTCAATTATTTTCTGGCCGAGTGTGAGTGCAATCCATACCATGGAAGACATTGCTTTGAGGATTAAAAAGTAGGtaacataaaataaatatataaatgtaattgcctcatttagttaaaaaaaaaagtcggTTTTTAAGAGTTTTACTCTTCTGATTGAGAGTTAGGTTTTTTTCTCTCATTGTTCGGGAGCTTTTACGTTTTTCTGGACATCAAGTCTCAAAGTTTTTtctctaatttaattatctggTGGTAATGGAGGACTTGATGAAGAATCTCTCTATTGGAGTCGATGAAGCTGAAGAAGTCGTTCTAGTAGGAAGTCCAGCAACGAGAGCATGGGCTGCAACTAAAAATTGTTTAGTGAGAACTTTTCTTACCGAtcgttttatagatttttcgtcAATGCAACATCGCTTGGCTAGGATTTAGTGTCTGCTGAAAGGGCTATATATAGAAATTACCATCTAATCGTTACCTATACCAATTTTTTCATATTATTGATGTGAATCGTGTTACGAATGGAGGACCTTGGGCTTATAATAgtcatcttttgattctgaaaCGTTTGAAGGAGGGGCTGGATCTGTTGGCTGTCGAACTCTATATAACATGCCATTAGGTTATATGTCTATAGCAGTGGGGAAGCAACTAGGAGGTTttgtaggttttttttttttttttttttttttttgtagtatGATTGGAATAATGACATGGGAGCCTCACATAGCTACATGAGGGTGTGAGTAATGCTTGATGCTCGTCTCCCTTTGCAACGTTGGAAGCGTATTAAAACAACAATCGGGACGCCCCATCATGTCCAATATAAATATGAACGCTTGACCTACTTTTGCTACATGTGTGGCATGTTAGGGTACACTGATATCTTTTGCCCTCGGCTATTTGATGGGTCTAATGCGCCTCCAACGAAGGTCTGGTGTTTGTGGCTTAAAGTTCAACCATGGAGAATTGTTAGGGGAGGGGGTGAACGTTGGCTACGAGGACCcatcaattgattttttttccacTTAGGATTAGTAGTTGTCTGATGGTTTTTGGTCTGCTCGTTATCATACCTTCTGAATATAATCTCACACCAACATAAGTTTATCGGATTAAGTCATAGTTGTTAAAGACGCAAAGGGCACTAAGGCGCTAAGGAATCCTGGAGCCTAAGCTCAAGACGCAATGCAAGGCGTGCGCTTGAGGAACACGAGGAGCAAAAAAGTCTCTTAATCCCTCTCTActctttttatatttagttatgTCTCTTGATATTCTTATTTAGATCAAAGATTAAGAATAATGTTATTTAAACTAGAttagtggttgagattaatcaACCATTTGGTTTAcacaaaacagtaaaaaaaaactaGTGAAACAGTATATATTGAGGCGTGCTTTGATACAGACTCCGAGGCTCGGGCGAGACGTACAAGGTGAGAGTCTTTTAAACAGCGGCTCACTTTGTGCAATCAAGGCTTACTACCTTGAGtcttgaataataataaaaaaaaacggcccggtgcactacgtgtccccgctaagcgagggtccggggaggggtcccaccacaagggtgtactgggggcaagccttcccttgccaatttttggTAAGAGGCCGCTCTAAGACTCGAACCTGTGACCtttcggtcacacgacaacaacgtttaccattGCGCCAAGGTTCGCCCTCTACCTTGAGCCTTGAGTGAGGGGCTTAAATATAGAGCATGGTGCTCAGATATGTTATGAGTTGATTCTGCCATTGCTCATGATCCTTGTCTAAATTTTACAGTATTATAATTAGCAACCCCAAACCAAGAAAGCATAATTGTAGTACACACAACAAATAGATAATTTTAGTCAAAAGTATTCACAGAAATAGTAAGCCATATAGTTGGAGAATACTGAAAGCCTAAAATTTGCACACAACCTTGctaattttatattatacaATACAGATGTATGAAGATTAGGTTTTCAAGCAGAGATCAGCTAGTTCAAGTTATCAACATTAGAAGTCACTTATCTTTCCCCAAGTAACAATGTTAgggaaaaaaaaactctaattaTGTGAGATGTGGCTTACTTGCTACTCCCTCGAGGTGTCCAAGGGATCTGCATTCTTAACAATCCAAGGGTGCCCCAGGATTTTCTCAAGGGAGAGCCTCTTTGAAGAGTCCCTCACAAGAAGCTGCAAAAATGGTACAGATATGCATATTTGCATTACATGTCTGCGGCAATTAATTCCAAACATAAGGAACATGACAATTTTCATGATGGATAAACTTACTCGGCCGATGAGGTCTTTGGCTTCATCAGAAATGTGACGATCGTAAGGaaaagtaagatcaattttcatGATCCTGCATCACAAAATTCAATCTGTGCTTACATATTGGCTCATAATTTAGGCTATAAACCCTAGTGCATAGTAGGGATGACAATTTCTGATACGATAATATGATTTAAGAGACAATCCGAATGACACGATAATCATTTTTGTGcttttatatcatatattaCCGTATAGAATATGTAGATTACATAACACGATTATGACACGGTAACCTGAATTGCCACCTCTAATATGTAGCACTTCTCACCTTCTGAATGTGTCCTTTTGACTCTCTGCCTCAAATGGAGGAGCACCACACAGAAACTCATAGCAAAGTACGCCCAATGTCCAGTTATCAACTGCATAATCGTGAGCTTTGTTCTCCACCATTTCTGGTGCTAGATAATCCAATGTACCACACATGGTGTGTCTCTTGCTCCTTGATTGCACAGACCAACCAAAATCTGCAATTTTCAGTCGGCCCTGCAACAATTTGAAACACTCTTGAAATTTATAGGGAAAAAATGCAACCAGAGTTTTGGATAGTAATTTTGAACTTGTGATAGCTGAGAAGCATAAGGCAGTACTGAAACTTTATAAATCAGATAAAGTTCTAGGAGTGAGCTAGAGGAGGCATTATCAACTTATACTTCCAGCCAAGTTTGCAATCATTATGTATACTAAAACCATTCATATTCAGGGACAATAATTTGTGTTTCCAACTTCAATCAGAGTTTCTCTTGTCAAATGGCAATCCCTAAATCCAACTATGATGTcaaattgtcaaaaaaaaaaaatacaagctTGAAACAAAAGCAAAGAATAATCCATGTTAAAACACAACAAGGAGCAATAAGTAGTAGGAAATTTTCATAATCCTTTTCATTGAAGTAGTACCTCAATTTCTGAAATTGGTTAACAGGAAAATTATGATGAAGACAATAAATTCTCAAAGTCAACATCAGATTTCTTGATTTGTGGACATGAAAACTGGATgatcaagtaaaaaaaatgtacCTCGTGATCAAGCAGCAAGTTTTCTGGCTTAATATCTCTGTGAATCACATCCTTCTTATGACAATAAGCCAAAGCATTGGAGAGACTTGAAATGTACTGAAAttcataaaaaacaacacatTTTATGATGCAGGGACAAAAGCCCTAAATTGAAAACCAAAGCAAAACAAAATAGCTCTATATAACAAGGCTGAGGGATTCTCACAGTAGCGGCTTGCTTCTCGCTGAGATAACCCTTCTTTTTAAGCTCTCTGTAAAGCTCGCCACGGTGAGCATACTCGAGAATCAGGAAAATGCGCTCATTGTCGTGAAACCAACCATAGAGACGCAGAATATTAGGGTGACGTAGACTGGTTTGAATCTCCATCTCTCTCTTTAATTGGTGATGAATCCTGTACTTTTCTATCTGTTCCTTGAAAATTATCTTGAGAGCCACTAAATATTGGCTCTGAGAGACAGGGAATTATGTAAATCCATGATCAATATTTTCCTGGCAATCAAACTGAAAATTGAGTAAAGAAAAATACCTTAACTTCTCTGGCGAGATAAACTCTCCCAAATTTTCCTTTTCCGAGGGGTTTCCCGATCTCGAAGTCTCGCAAGGACCATTGCCTCTTCTGGTTTTCTCGTTGTGCTTTCATTTCTTGATTATTGCAGAGGGGATGAATTGAAATCCGATGACAGAAGAATCTGAAAACCGATTGCTGAAGTGGGAGAAGGAGACGAATTTGAATTCTCAAGTTTAAACATTACAAGCCCGCTCAGAACAAAACGCAACGTTTTACAACATTAAGAACGGCCTATGGGCCAGTATATCCGAACCAAACCTGTTTATGGAGTGTAGAATCCATTTTGGGAAATTTAcatgttttaaaaattatctataacTATATGGagtaataatataaattatatcaaaactaagtaaattattattatttttattaaaaaaagtaaatcattatttttaatatatttaatgattagagtttataaattatgagtttataatattatttttaggagTTCAGATTTATAAATTGGGATCTAGAATTttttagttacggtataatatcatattttattttttatttgtaatatatagaaaagaatgacatatttagaattaattttgataatatgattCAGATATAGTTTTATAACTaattatgattttcatgtaaaaagcTCTTTTGACATGATTTACAAAAACAATTGTACAATGCACCATATTTTACACTGTTTTCATTTTTCAtgcatttatattatataaaacatataaataataaaacatgATTACAccataataatttaaaatatacagCTTTCTTTATAATCAAATTTAATTTACTATATCTATTAACCACGCAGACTACGGTTAAATCCACTTAAATCtacattaaaaataaagtaaattataaaaaggcaaaattacaaatttgggtcaaatgggaggtccatttacatattaaacccatttactaattctactatatatctagactgattttgtgtgacttttaaaaaataacctcaatatttacgcggagctcgccccatcccgtctgacttcgcatattcacccatatgcgaagcctgcgaagttaatgttttgatttacttaatgaatttagttcgcatatgcgaagcctgcgaagctgaagtttgttttgcttgatgaatttagttcgcatatgcgaatgctggataagatttgaagctaatacgcgaagtggtatataacaaaaattggcaaacaacaacggattcgaacattcaaatcataacattatcaaaatttacaacaagattgccacaatgaactctactaacctatcattttaaagtgaaactaactaatccggtaccaagattactcatccgcttcaaaattggcaccggactaagttaggtccactttgaagattggcaccatgggatggacatgtcccatggtgcaccccgagattgacacaacctctcctaacgaatcatttcaggagtgaatgtgtcaatcttggggaagttcatccctatacaggaaggaaaatcatcttcccTGAAGCCCAGTAcaccgccttccagaaagggatgttacgtattcaaccatctacagaaaaaattaaccgtgttagttatgaaaaaggacgattttggcttcgcgaaatgaaaattagcgaaacatgcgaatgtaaatgtgcaggggaagaggtgattttacttcgcatatcgattttttcgcgaagtctgcgaggtctgaaatgtgatTATCTACGTcccatatcgatgctttcgcgaagtctgcgaggtctgaaacgtgaggatctattcgcagacttcgcgaactaatcgattcgcgaggtagatccatacgtttcagactctttctcttcgcagaacttcgcgaaatcatcaattcacgaagtagatcatcactttccaggttcgttctcttcgcaaagcttagcgaaaccatcgattgcgaagtgatttcatgaaaaaacgcagaaaaaaaaacagatacttacatttttcgcccctttcacccccaaaagcgacaataacaatatgataacataggaagaacgaaggaaataacgtagaaaaaccatttctttgatggtaacaagaagaaagaaaccaagcaacgaacaggaagatgaaaaaccatttactcgttttctagggttgggaagttgcagaatcaagagatgaagagatgaaaaagagaaattcattatgattttgactaaatggtgcagatttcgtgcaatttaaaggaagaaaggaagatcaaaagtcttgaaatcattaatgctggagcaacttttcgcataaccaatgAGATAGAGGGAGCGGCGATTCGCaagtggtggaagtgggaaggtcagAGGTATTTttagaaagtcacacaaaatcagtctagatatgtagtagaattattaaatgagtttaatatgtaaatgggtctcccatttgacacagttttataattttcccttataaaaataaaatcttatCATCATAACCCTTCTAATATATAAGAATATTTTAAACGCatgaaatacaataaaataacttaaattCTTCTTATTTACTAATAATTTTAGGGAAAAAAATTTGATATGCATTAGTAACTTTTAACCGTAAGCACATTTCTAAAAATACGTGAAACCatcatatttatttttgtatttttttaaaagaatcatgaaattcattattatttttttatagtgaAATTCATTACTCAAAATACAGAAGAATACAACTCAACTTCTAAAAACCTAGGAGGTGTCTCCTAATATACATAACAGTCATTTCTAGCAAATTTGTGAAACATCACATTAGAACGCATCTATCTGAAAGTACTCCACCACAAGTTGTCAAAACTATCGGTCAATCGTTAATCTCCAGCCCAAAGCTAACCAATACAAGGTTAACCTCTATTTGgggttaaatttaaaaataattttaaagttGGATAGGGTTAGAAATTAATTTTGAGAAAGGTACTGTTCTTTTAATCATGGTTAGTTTAGGTACCATTACGGTGTACTTTTAACCGTAATGGGTAATTTTTGGTAGAATGGTGGCGCCGTAATGGGTAGTGGGCAGGAGGGATTCCTGCCTACTAGTGGGACAGTGGCTGTACGTCACTGTCccaaacaaatataaaaaaaattatatttttttataaaaataaaaataaaaataagatttataaaaagaattgatttattaatttataaaaataaaaatagaattttcagagaacagaaccgtgtagcggatcgcttggcggcggctggccATGAGGgagtgttaggtgtttctaccctttctgttccccctatctttctttctcctcttcttttagaggatagaatTGGGGTTAACTTTTCTAGGCTAATCCATGAGTAGTTGTtttctgtttgttttttctttcctttttctacccaaaaaaaaaaaagaattatatataaattatactgatgttattaaatttgtataattttcaaGCAAGATCAAATTTGACCACACGCTAacgaaaatttaaaaagacttgtttaattgttatttagCTACATCGAACCTTCTAAACCACTTTGTTGATAAACTGAaacagtttcatacatttttttgtAACTGTATTAATAACACACCAaataatggtactttgtcaaaaacaaagtaaccatagaaggcaccataaattaatcataatttttctaaaattatcgaaaatattttacttttttttttgttagtaatgcactaaatatttaaccgtaacgtttcaagcgaagtgcagatttaatCCTAATATATGAAATTATGCAAATTTAGCACTAACGTTTCCAaggaagatcaattttaaccatacgctaccggaaatttgaaaaaaatttgtttgactgttatttagccaCGTCATACCTTCTAAACCAGTCTGTCAATAAATTGAATCAGTTACATTTTTTTtcgtaactatattaataatatagtaaaatattttagacagtttaaaaaaactaaacctattacgtataaattaatcacaatttctttgaaaatgtctaaaatattttactctattattaatatactaaatatattttttgttagtaatatactaaatatttaaccgTAACGTTTTAAGTGAAGTACAGATTTAGCCCTAACGTATAAAATTGTGAAAATTTAACATTTtcaagcaaaattaaattttatttttaattaaattttataaaatacaaattcaataacattattataataattattttatttttataaaatgataaattaatttctttttatatttatttttataaaataatactttttttttaatatttattgggGGTAATGGCTTACCTAAAGTAACTTGAGTTAGGCGCTTTCGCTTTCTTGTACGTCCGTTGTTTGTTTGGCTAGGTCGGTGTCTTCGCGATTTCTCCTTAGTGAGAAACAGCGCCTCCCTAAGAATTATGTTCTAACCCCATCCAACCTTGAAATTATTCTCAAATTTAACCCCAAACAAAGGTTTAATCCCCAATACAACCATGTATCACCCTACGCATTGTACCCTGCCAGCTCTTTCACTAGCTTTTACTTTTCCTATTTGGCTTCATTGTCCCTCCTTTCTATGTAGTAGTCGGCCTAAAAAAGGTGGTATTCCAACCATAAAAAAATGCCTATTATCTTGTTCTAGAAGCTTTGCCAAAAGCAAGCAATACAATAGACAATGCTCGTTCCCCATTTACGAACTCATATAGTACTCCCCCCAATCTCGAAAGGGACTTACGCTCTTCGCTTGCAAGTTCGCCTAGCAAAGCTGAAATTAAGGTTCTCCACTGCAGATTTAAGCATCAAACTGTCATCCACGGTAATTCTGAAAGAGGAAGATACTAGCCTTTTTCGTTGCCAAGATGAGGGTTTGATTATCTCCTTCCACAGTAATATAGTTCCATTTCCTTGATC encodes:
- the LOC136220306 gene encoding serine/threonine-protein kinase Aurora-3, with protein sequence MKAQRENQKRQWSLRDFEIGKPLGKGKFGRVYLAREVKSQYLVALKIIFKEQIEKYRIHHQLKREMEIQTSLRHPNILRLYGWFHDNERIFLILEYAHRGELYRELKKKGYLSEKQAATYISSLSNALAYCHKKDVIHRDIKPENLLLDHEGRLKIADFGWSVQSRSKRHTMCGTLDYLAPEMVENKAHDYAVDNWTLGVLCYEFLCGAPPFEAESQKDTFRRIMKIDLTFPYDRHISDEAKDLIGRLLVRDSSKRLSLEKILGHPWIVKNADPLDTSRE